In the Pseudorasbora parva isolate DD20220531a chromosome 5, ASM2467924v1, whole genome shotgun sequence genome, TGGCCACAAGATATTTTTGGTGATATCCAAGTGCTTTCTTTCTCTCCATCTGGAGTTAGAATGACAGGCAAAAGTTCAGATTTCATCAACATTATTTCAGTCtgttttctgaagatgaataagggtcttatgggtttggaacaacatgaggatgagtaatgttaatgatagaattttcatttttgagggaactatccctttaaattgatAGACATGGATAGAGCGTTTAACAAATGTTGACTTAAAAGATACAGATTTTAcacattcattttaaagtgtaaaaaaggcaacagttctttttcattatatgagaaacatacattttttagaTCATTTAAAACTTGTCATtgtgatgtttttgtttttagagaTCCGTGATTCGTGATGATTCGGATGATCTCTTTGAAAATTCCAGTGTAAACAGTGATGATGACCATACAGACATtcaaaatgacatcagaaggaatcgtGCACCATTTGCAATTAGTGAACAACATTCCGCTTGTACCACAACATCCAAAAGAGCGAAAAACACCAGAGTAAGTGTTAATTACTTGAATAGcttgaacagaacagaacagatcagaacagaacagaacagaatagaatagagaaTAGCCTATGATAGAGGATAAAATTAACTGAATGGTCATTGTCTTTCAAGGCTAGAGGAAAGATTGCTGAGTACTCAGATGGATCGAGTGAAGATGAGTTATCTGTCAGTGAGGAAGAGTACATTCCTGACACATCAGAGAGTTACACATCAGATAGTGGCATGAGCTTTACTGCTTCACCAAAAGGTAAAGAAGAAAAGTTACAGATTTTGCCAGTCCGGAGCAGTTCAGCTGTGAACAGAATCAAAAAGTTCAGTACTCAAAGCAGCagtgatatttttatttatgctgaataaagtcgtagtttttgttcgaatcattgatcgattcactgattcatgaccgtttgaatctttttttgaagaacgcggaagagaagacgatgctgaataaagtcgtagtttttgttattttttggacccaaatgtattttggatgcttcaagagactctaattaacccactgatgtctcatatggactactttgatgatgtttttattccctttctggacatggacagtatagtgtgcatacacttgcatacgctctcagactaaatataaaatatcttaaactgtgtgtgaagatgaacggaggtcttacgggtgtggaacgacattagggagaggagttaatgacatttcatttttgggtgaactaaccctttaacatgcaTTTGTGGTCTCATGAATCTATTTGTTCCTGGTCATGACGTTTTGACTGAGCACAAATGATGTTtaactttatatatttattttgaattttacGATAGCACACCGCTGATTTTGTAGCATACTTTGACTGAAATCTTTGCTTCCTTAATTTATTTCTTCTTATATAAGACTCTTATACTTTGTACTTATaccttttataatggatattaTTGTTCATTAAAACTGACATTAACAAAAATGTCGTGCTTTCCAGCATACACCCCGCCTACCAAGTAAGGGTACTATTGGCAGTGAAAACACAAGCCTGATCAGGGTTACCCAACCGTACTGTACTGAACTGTACCACTCAGTGAAATAAAACCACTGGTTGATGCATTGTTGATGCAAGTGCTTGTCATGAGTAAAATGCTAATGTGTTCCCCCCACAGGTTACGTTAAGAAGACGGACTGGAACAAACATGAGATACAGGCTGTGGAGAAGCATATGATGATGTTTATTAACAACCGCAAAATTCCAGGAAAGGCGGACTGCATGAGGTGTAAAGAGGCGGAACTTGCACTTAAAAATAGAGAGTGGTCAACACTTAAATTTTACATCAAAAATCTCCGCTCTAAACAGAAAAGATCTGACACATTAATTGGCACACTGGCAGATTAAATTGTTCATTGGTAGAAACAAGCTTTTATAGCTTTAAAACAAGCGTCCATAGTCACATGGTTATAACTAAATAGACCATCAGTTCCATATTATTGTATAATCCTTATCTGCttcaaatgtataattttttttcttctataaacGCAGGCATGGTAGACTTTAATGCTAAAGTTACTTGAGAATGCAGTGTTGGTCATGAAGGGTTTTAgtaattcataatttttttaaactcgTATAGTGTTTACTGTGAACATCTTCATGAATGTTTTAAGCTAATGTTTCTTGACTTGGCTATGGTGACGTACTAATGTtatgagttttgaaaatgtcatatactgtattacacatttttttactcAACCTTGAAAAGTACTAACAATGTTGTTTATACATATAAAACAAGCATCTACAAAATCAATTAAAGCATGGAGCAAATTAGAGCTCCTGTTTTGTCTAAAGTACTGCAGATTGTCTTTTGTGTGTGAGttcgggtgtttggtgtgtgagttcggtccccacagtgaccaaagacgggtgtttggtgtgtgagtttggtccccacagtgactaaagactggcgtttggtgtgtgagttcggtccccacactgactaaagactggtgtttggtgtgtgagttcagtccccacagtgaccaaagactggcgtttggtgtgtgagttcagtccccacagtgaccaaagacgggtgtttggtgtgtgagtttggtccccacagtgactaaagactggcgtttggtgtgtgagttcagtccccacagtgaccaaagactggcgtttggtgtgtgagttcagtccccacactgactaaagactggcgtttggtgtgtgagtttggtccccacagtgactaaagactggcgtttggtgtgtgagttcagtccccacagtgaccaaagactggcgtttgttgtgtgagttcggtccccacagtgaccaaagacgggtgtttggtgtgtgagttcggtccccacagtgaccaaagactggcgtttggtgtgtgagttcggtccccacagtgaccaaagacgggtgtttggtgtgtgagttcggtccccacagcgaccaaagactggcgtttggtgtgtgagttcggtccccacactgaccaaagactggcgtttggtgtgtgagttcagtccccacagtgaccaaagactggcgtttggtgtgtgagttcagtccccacagtgaccaaagacgggtgtttggtgtgtgagtttggtccccacagtgactaaagactggcgtttggtgtgtgagttcagtccccacagtgaccaaagactggcgtttggtgtgtgagttcagtccccacactgactaaagactggcgtttggtgtgtgagtttggtccccacactgactaaagactggcgtttggtgtgtgagttcagtccccacagtgaccaaagactggcgtttgttgtgtgagttcggtccccacagtgaccaaagacgggtgtttggtgtgtgagttcggtccccacagtgaccaaagactggcgtttggtgtgtgagttcggtccccacagtgaccaaagacgggtgtttggtgtgtgagttcggtccccacagcgaccaaagactggcgtttggtgtgtgagttcggtccccacactgaccaaagactggcgtttggtgtgtgagttcagtccccacagtgaccaaagactggcgtttggtgtgtgagttcagtccccacagtgaccaaagacgggtgtttggtgtgtgagtttggtccccacagtgactaaagactggcgtttggtgtgtgagttcagtccccacagtgaccaaagactggcgtttggtgtgtgagttcagtccccacagtgaccaaagactggcgtttggtgtgtgagttcagtccccacagtgaccaaagactggcgtttggtgtgagttcagtccccacagtgaccaaagactggcgtttggtgtgtgagttcagtccccacagtgaccaaagactggcgtttggtgtgtgagttcggtccccacagtgaccaaagactggcgtttggtgtgtgagttcagtccccacagtgaccaaagacgggtgtttggtgtgtgagttcagtccccacagtgaccaaagacgggtgtttggtgtgtgagttcggtccccacactgactaaagacgggcgtttggtgtgtgagttcggtccccacactgactaaagactggcatttggtgtgtgagttcggtccccacactgactaaagactggtgtttggtgtgtgagttcggtccccacactgactaaagactagcgtttggtgtgtgagtttggtccccacagtgaccaaagactggtgtttggtgtgtgagttcggtccccacactgactaaagactggcgtttggtgtgtgagtttggtccccacagtgaccaaagacgggtgtttggtgtgtgagttcggtccccacactgactaaagactggtgtttggtgtgtgagttcagtccccacactgactaaagactggtgtttggtgtgtgagttcggtccccacagtgaccaaagacgggtgtttggtgtgtgagttcggtccccacagtgaccaaagacgggtgtttggtgtgtgagttcggtccccacactgactaaagactggtgtttggtgtgtgagttcggttcccacagtgactaaagactggcgtttggtgtgtgagttcggtccccacactgactaaagactggcgtttggtgtgtgagttcggtccccacactgactaaagactggcgtttcgtgtgtgagttcggtccccacactgactaaagactggcgtttggtgtgtgagttcggtccccacactgactaaagactggcgtttggtgtgtgagttcggtccccacactgactaaagactggcgtttggtgtgtgagttcggtccccacagtgaccaaagactggcgtttggtgtgtgagttcggtccccacactgactaaagactggcgtttggtgtgtgagttcagtccccacagtgactaaagactggcgtttggtgtgtgagttcggtccccacactgaataaagactggcgtttggtgtgtgagtttggtccccacactgactaaagactggcgtttggtgtgtgagttcggtccccacagtgactaaagactggcgtttggtgtgtgagttcggtccccacactgaataaagactggcgtttggtgtgtgagttcggtccccacagtgaccaaagactggcgtttggtgtgtgagttcggtccccacactgactaaagactggcgtttggtgtgtgagttcagtccccacactgactaaagactggcgtttggtgtgtgagttcggtccccacactgactaaagactggcgtttggtgtgtgagttcggtccccacactgactaaagactggcgtttggtgtatgagttcagtccccacagtgaccaaagacgggtgtttggtgtgtgagttcggtccccacactgactaaagactggtgtttggtgtgtgagttcagtccccacactgactaaagactggtgtttggtgtgtgagttcggtccccacagtgaccaaagacgggtgtttggtgtgtgagttcggtccccacagtgaccaaagacgggtgtttggtgtgtgagttcggtccccacactgactaaagactggtgtttggtgtgtgagttcggttcccacagtgactaaagactggcgtttggtgtgtgagttcggtccccacactgactaaagactggcgtttggtgtgtgagttcggtccccacactgactaaagactggcgtttcgtgtgtgagttcggtccccacactgactaaagactggcgtttggtgtgtgagttcggtccccacactgactaaagactggcgtttggtgtgtgagttcggtccccacactgactaaagactggcgtttggtgtgtgagttcggtccccacagtgaccaaagactggcgtttggtgtgtgagttcggtccccacactgactaaagactggcgtttggtgtgtgagttcagtccccacagtgactaaagactggcgtttggtgtgtgagttcggtccccacactgaataaagactggcgtttggtgtgtgagtttggtccccacactgactaaagactggcgtttggtgtgtgagttcggtccccacagtgactaaagactggcgtttggtgtgtgagttcggtccccacactgaataaagactggcgtttggtgtgtgagttcggtccccacagtgaccaaagactggcgtttggtgtgtgagttcggtccccacactgactaaagactggcgtttggtgtgtgagttcagtccccacactgactaaagactggcgtttggtgtgtgagttcggtccccacactgactaaagactggcgtttggtgtgtgagttcggtcc is a window encoding:
- the LOC137075954 gene encoding uncharacterized protein, coding for MTAIENCSEDSVTTASTSRFTAERSVIRDDSDDLFENSSVNSDDDHTDIQNDIRRNRAPFAISEQHSACTTTSKRAKNTRARGKIAEYSDGSSEDELSVSEEEYIPDTSESYTSDSGMSFTASPKGYVKKTDWNKHEIQAVEKHMMMFINNRKIPGKADCMRCKEAELALKNREWSTLKFYIKNLRSKQKRSDTLIGTLAD